One region of Drosophila teissieri strain GT53w chromosome 2L, Prin_Dtei_1.1, whole genome shotgun sequence genomic DNA includes:
- the LOC122619069 gene encoding uncharacterized protein LOC122619069 translates to MPESHSYKLKRLTSTTRQRTNPKMVLTNSTPNSSSQHNHQMVVDTAAMNSEDLSELLQLNAEIEERRRSCRFGDASTACGLLRATMTREELFEISSLDDDRFLTALEHQNSFASPRRVQVTDLDLSSIENLMKYFDEEVPVTPTKTLGTTKATTTTGMVASTIAKLSLQTEPVTPPKPKVGSGHPKISELKQKYEQLPEMETPRSAYQGSRKASASLPMKVKEMAQLFNSKISQVMRRTEEPQYVQLQNELSPEVKAQSRLVSPLESPVQGPCLVAEEVFRELSVKDKALLFNKFIGDMAAKHPKFNAHAADLKEKVNKQVARGEVVAERQASVKHLAQELEAKCILEPVSPPRPGGVSPPKTTESKTETSTSELHVSTLTVILKPSPERRAPLARPRRCLDRQSDEHAREPSQKRNLDAIRTVMPTEAYAPPKKIRRTRQERSGADNQMFFQNEQLETLFYSWLSTENGVQFDITSVSNGQQTIEIATEEGELLEQPLLEPSTAALEDVSQKSAVERLLEEAIAKLERDNESRKVAQVEEKKEVEESVVQVTPRRIKRQAPPVPAPRPSLSQVTSSASSCKQSEAEESESGLSTLPKITSDESQPDTPKDDLQSGEFDFAKPQRPPRKKKMRRTLTWKKENSIVEATAITSTDSDSDYKPPLSGAGKKKNPLALPLPEQSFIELDKSLMRHLNSPRKIKSAYTLTVMSSPSPNADSDQSPSQTPRQSLVQAMRDSFVDQGFETCSNDPMDNSPIRRSSVGGTNSKPSGFSTPVKGRHAASPAQQQLFSPILIQERPRRSSLAMQVIREDHPLDLDATSSSPSTPCSEREFFANAPTVEIDNSQDESPTSKAHSMFWITSGDFTVSLEIFKNSPERLRLLYEIFTQKSWETRDLAFGIDGHKFSRESESVRQSLPERPPSVKGCSHYWFASGDLAVPFSGKLMSGEKIERLFAFLNGEQSELRFGVDHIEFSSVPEFWPTTQKYSIESSYSMLVGLQAGASNGLEGRSKYSWPNSSLSANQAIKTSDLDQTEFESDSFGNNSGRLSFSPDLFSLDYEAVPLDELFAKAPPSGAAPAMSVPQMMQTLKQQQSKLRSVEQRIRGYAKPANLADSSLEHCRNTPQYVHKLRSVIRAIDNIGRDDGFRGCSMEQLESFMYFLSEYADVCLANCSEHMDKILDTLMDRRAVEV, encoded by the exons ATGCCAGAAAGCCACAGTTACAAACTGAAACGTCTAACGTCAACAACCAGACAGCGAACTAATCCAAAAATGGTCCTGACCAATTCCACGCCAAACAGCTCGTCCCAGCACAACCACCAGATGGTGGTGGACACCGCGGCCATGAACAGTGAGGATCTCAgcgagctgctgcagctgaacgCCGAGATCGAGGAACGTCGTCGCTCCTGCCGCTTTGGAGATGCCAGCACCGCCTGTGGCCTGCTCCGTGCTACGATGACCAGGGAGGAGCTCTTCGAGATCTCCTCGCTGGACGACGACCGCTTCCTGACCGCCCTGGAGCACCAAAACTCGTTTGCAAGTCCGCGCCGTGTGCAGGTTACCGACCTGGACCTGTCCAGCATCGAGAATCTGATGAAGTACTTCGACGAAGAGGTAcctgtaacgcccacaaagaCACTGGGCACCACCAAGGCAACCACAACCACGGGCATGGTGGCCAGCACCATCGCCAAGTTGTCCCTCCAGACGGAACCGGTCACGCCGCCCAAGCCAAAGGTTGGCAGTGGCCACCCGAAGATCAGCGAACTCAAGCAGAAGTACGAACAGCTGCCGGAGATGGAGACGCCACGCTCTGCCTACCAGGGATCCAGAAAGGCATCCGCCTCGCTGCCCATGAAGGTCAAGGAGATGGCCCAGCTGTTCAACTCGAAGATCAGCCAGGTAATGCGACGCACTGAGGAACCGCAGTATGTGCAGCTGCAAAATGAGCTGTCGCCGGAGGTCAAGGCCCAGAGCCGCCTGGTCTCGCCCTTAGAATCCCCAGTCCAGGGACCCTGCCTGGTGGCCGAGGAGGTTTTCCGCGAGCTGAGCGTGAAGGACAAGGCGCTGCTGTTCAACAAGTTCATCGGCGACATGGCAGCCAAGCATCCCAAGTTTAACGCCCATGCCGCGGATCTCAAGGAGAAGGTGAACAAGCAGGTGGCCCGCGGCGAGGTGGTGGCTGAACGGCAAGCCAGTGTCAAGCATCTCGCCCAGGAGCTGGAGGCGAAGTGTATCCTGGAGCCGGTATCGCCACCGCGACCAGGCGGTGTCTCTCCCCCCAAGACAACTGAGAGCAAAACAGAGACAAGCACCTCCGAGCTCCATGTGAGCACACTGACTGTGATCCTCAAGCCGAGTCCGGAGCGCAGAGCTCCACTGGCCCGACCCCGTCGTTGCCTGGACCGCCAGAGTGATGAGCATGCCCGAGAGCCATCCCAGAAGCGAAACCTCGACGCGATTCGCACCGTCATGCCAACGGAGGCCTATGCGCCGCCCAAGAAGATCCGACGCACCCGGCAGGAGCGCTCCGGTGCGGATAACCAAATGTTTTTTCAGAACGAACAACTCGAGACGCTGTTCTACAGCTGGCTCAGCACGGAGAATGGTGTCCAGTTCGACATTACGAGTGTGTCTAACGGTCAGCAGACCATTGAGATAGCCACCGAGGAGGGTGAGCTTCTGGAGCAGCCACTGCTCGAGCCGAGCACCGCTGCGCTGGAGGATGTGAGCCAGAAGTCCGCGGTCGAGCGGCTTCTGGAGGAGGCCATAGCCAAACTGGAGCGCGATAACGAGTCCAGGAAGGTGGCACAAGTCGAGGAAAAGAAGGAGGTAGAGGAGTCGGTCGTCCAAGTCACTCCGAGACGCATCAAGCGCCAGGCACCGCCAGTGCCGGCTCCACGACCCAGTCTAAGCCAGGTCACCTCCAGTGCATCCAGCTGCAAGCAGTCCGAGGCTGAGGAAAGCGAATCCGGGTTGTCTACTCTGCCCAAG ATAACCAGCGACGAATCCCAGCCGGACACGCCAAAGGATGACTTGCAGTCAGGTGAATTTGACTTCGCCAAGCCCCAGCGTCCGCCACGCAAGAAGAAGATGCGCCGCACTCTCACCTGGAAGAAGGAGAACTCCATTGTGGAGGCAACTGCCATAACGTCCACGGACTCCGATTCCGATTACAAGCCGCCGCTTTCGGGGGCAGGCAAAAAGAAGAACCCACTTGCACTTCCACTGCCCGAGCAAAGCTTCATTGAGCTGGACAAGTCACTGATGCGCCACTTGAACTCGCCCCGGAAGATCAAGTCGGCGTACACCCTCACCGTGATGTCCTCGCCCTCGCCGAATGCCGACAGCGATCAGTCTCCCAGTCAGACACCAAGGCAATCCCTGGTGCAGGCCATGCGGGACAGTTTCGTGGACCAGGGCTTTGAGACGTGCTCGAACGATCCCATGGACAACAGTCCGATACGCCGATCCTCGGTGGGAGGCACGAACTCGAAGCCCTCCGGCTTTTCAACGCCCGTTAAGGGACGCCACGCGGCCAGTCCGGCGCAACAGCAGCTCTTCAGTCCGATTCTAATCCAGGAGCGACCTCGCCGCAGTTCCCTGGCCATGCAAGTGATCCGGGAGGATCATCCGCTCGACCTGGACGCCACCTCCAGCTCACCCTCAACACCGTGCAGCGAGCGGGAGTTCTTCGCCAATGCCCCGACAGTCGAGATCGACAACTCCCAGGATGAGAGTCCGACCAGCAAGGCGCACTCAATGTTCTGGATCACCTCCGGCGACTTCACTGTCTCGCTGGAGATCTTCAAGAACAGCCCGGAACGGCTGCGTCTGCTCTACGAGATCTTCACGCAGAAGAGCTGGGAGACTCGTGACCTGGCCTTTGGCATCGACGGTCACAAGTTCAGTCGCGAATCCGAATCCGTCCGCCAGTCGCTGCCCGAGCGTCCGCCCAGCGTGAAGGGCTGCTCCCACTACTGGTTCGCCAGCGGAGATCTCGCCGTGCCCTTCAGCGGCAAACTGATGTCCGGCGAGAAGATCGAGCGGCTGTTCGCCTTCCTCAACGGCGAGCAGTCGGAGCTGCGCTTCGGCGTGGACCACATCGAGTTCAGCAGCGTGCCCGAGTTCTGGCCCACCACCCAGAAGTATTCGATCGAGAGCAGCTACAGCATGCTGGTGGGTCTACAGGCGGGTGCCAGCAACGGGCTGGAGGGACGCAGCAAGTACTCCTGGCCCAATAGCAGCCTCAGTGCCAACCAGGCGATCAAGACCAGCGACCTGGATCAGACAGAGTTCGAGTCCGACAGCTTCGGCAACAACAGTGGCCGGCTGTCCTTCTCGCCGGACCTCTTCTCCCTGGACTACGAGGCAGTGCCACTGGACGAGCTATTCGCCAAGGCTCCGCCGTCTGGCGCCGCACCGGCCATGTCCGTGCCACAAATGATGCAGACGctcaagcagcagcagtccaAACTTCGCAGTGTGGAGCAGCGCATTCGCGGCTACGCCAAACCCGCCAATCTGGCCGACTCCTCGCTGGAGCACTGCCGCAATACGCCGCAGTATGTCCACAAGCTGCGCTCCGTCATCCGGGCCATCGACAACATTGGACGCGACGATGGCTTCCGCGGCTGCTCGATGGAGCAGCTCGAGAGCTTCATGTACTTCCTCAGCGAGTATGCGGATGTGTGCCTGGCCAACTGCAGCGAGCACATGGACAAGATTCTGGACACACTGATGGACCGGAGGGCCGTGGAGGTCTGA